In the Theobroma cacao cultivar B97-61/B2 chromosome 1, Criollo_cocoa_genome_V2, whole genome shotgun sequence genome, one interval contains:
- the LOC18611503 gene encoding transcription factor bHLH94 isoform X1 — MALEAVVFQQDPFSFGSKDFYSLGGSGSGPCSYNFGFQQEEEKAYGTEETLAKSRGVDFSATWGSSPSLMVQQQPLKEWDSNSSSPDNGFLTGGFSPAEPPAGAMSCRGKRRRTKSVKNKEEIENQRMTHIAVERNRRRQMNDYLAVLKSMMPTSYVQRGDQASIIGGAINFVKELEQLLQSLEARKRMEKRSDNSTLSSLFSDFFSFPQYSTGSTSTHRSYAAATSGQSTAEKRSSSVADVEVTMVESHANLKILSKRHPKQLLKMVAGLHSLGLYVLHLNVTSVEHMVLYSLSVKVEDNCELTTVNEIAAAVYEMVDRFQEEAAA, encoded by the exons ATGGCATTAGAAGCTGTGGTGTTTCAGCAAGACCCTTTTAGTTTTGGCAGCAAAGACTTCTACAGCTTAGGAGGAAGTGGGAGTGGACCCTGCAGCTATAACTTTGGTTTTCAacaggaagaagaaaaagcttacGGTACTGAAGAAACTCTCGCTAAAAGTAGAGGCGTTGATTTCAGTGCAACTTGGGGCTCCTCACCTTCTTTGATGGTGCAGCAGCAACCCTTAAAGGAATGGGACTCCAACTCTTCTTCCCCGGATAATGGCTTTCTCACCGGTGGATTCTCTCCCGCGGAACCCCCAGCGGGCGCCATGTCGTGCCGGGGGAAGAGACGGCGGACCAAAAGTGTcaagaacaaagaagaaatagaGAACCAGAGGATGACTCATATTGCTGTTGAAAGAAACAGGAGGAGGCAAATGAATGATTATCTGGCTGTGCTCAAGTCTATGATGCCAACGTCTTACGTTCAAAGG GGAGACCAAGCATCAATCATAGGCGGAGcaattaattttgtaaaaGAGTTAGAGCAACTCCTCCAATCTTTAGAAGCACGGAAGCGAATGGAAAAAAGATCAGATAACTCCACCCTTTCTTCACTCTTCTCtgatttcttttcctttcctcagTACTCAACTGGCTCCACCAGTACCCACCGCAGCTACGCTGCGGCGACCTCCGGCCAGTCAACGGCTGAGAAGCGGTCATCATCTGTTGCGGATGTTGAAGTAACAATGGTGGAGAGCCATGCAAACCTCAAAATACTATCAAAAAGACACCCAAAACAGCTATTGAAAATGGTTGCGGGCCTCCACTCTCTAGGCCTTTACGTGCTTCACCTTAATGTCACATCTGTTGAACATATGGTCCTTTATTCTTTGAGTGTTAAG GTTGAAGATAATTGTGAGCTAACTACGGTGAACGAAATTGCAGCTGCTGTGTATGAGATGGTGGATAGGTTTCAAGAAGAGGCAGCTGCTTAA
- the LOC18611503 gene encoding transcription factor bHLH96 isoform X2: protein MALEAVVFQQDPFSFGSKDFYSLGGSGSGPCSYNFGFQQEEEKAYGTEETLAKSRGVDFSATWGSSPSLMVQQQPLKEWDSNSSSPDNGFLTGGFSPAEPPAGAMSCRGKRRRTKSVKNKEEIENQRMTHIAVERNRRRQMNDYLAVLKSMMPTSYVQRYSTGSTSTHRSYAAATSGQSTAEKRSSSVADVEVTMVESHANLKILSKRHPKQLLKMVAGLHSLGLYVLHLNVTSVEHMVLYSLSVKVEDNCELTTVNEIAAAVYEMVDRFQEEAAA, encoded by the exons ATGGCATTAGAAGCTGTGGTGTTTCAGCAAGACCCTTTTAGTTTTGGCAGCAAAGACTTCTACAGCTTAGGAGGAAGTGGGAGTGGACCCTGCAGCTATAACTTTGGTTTTCAacaggaagaagaaaaagcttacGGTACTGAAGAAACTCTCGCTAAAAGTAGAGGCGTTGATTTCAGTGCAACTTGGGGCTCCTCACCTTCTTTGATGGTGCAGCAGCAACCCTTAAAGGAATGGGACTCCAACTCTTCTTCCCCGGATAATGGCTTTCTCACCGGTGGATTCTCTCCCGCGGAACCCCCAGCGGGCGCCATGTCGTGCCGGGGGAAGAGACGGCGGACCAAAAGTGTcaagaacaaagaagaaatagaGAACCAGAGGATGACTCATATTGCTGTTGAAAGAAACAGGAGGAGGCAAATGAATGATTATCTGGCTGTGCTCAAGTCTATGATGCCAACGTCTTACGTTCAAAGG TACTCAACTGGCTCCACCAGTACCCACCGCAGCTACGCTGCGGCGACCTCCGGCCAGTCAACGGCTGAGAAGCGGTCATCATCTGTTGCGGATGTTGAAGTAACAATGGTGGAGAGCCATGCAAACCTCAAAATACTATCAAAAAGACACCCAAAACAGCTATTGAAAATGGTTGCGGGCCTCCACTCTCTAGGCCTTTACGTGCTTCACCTTAATGTCACATCTGTTGAACATATGGTCCTTTATTCTTTGAGTGTTAAG GTTGAAGATAATTGTGAGCTAACTACGGTGAACGAAATTGCAGCTGCTGTGTATGAGATGGTGGATAGGTTTCAAGAAGAGGCAGCTGCTTAA
- the LOC18611504 gene encoding RING-H2 finger protein ATL54, giving the protein MARRGQLRDCEHKRVALTLTPRPLPPKPPLPCSPPTPQISSYKQGNVMITGVIVIGSMLSTALLIAIFCALVRSYFIGRNRSRRSMPLFFGTQEDFLDEDRGPEPHLDNPIWYINTIGLQQSVIDSITVFKYKKDEGLIEGTECSVCLNEFQEDESLRLLPKCSHAFHLPCIDTWLRSHKNCPLCRAPVVCESIVAQATASEPNSSDSGSRNDTLVENSENYGGLGRNDVGEGETSEVRTCPIEDGNTCENSKKSLVHSKTRISDSGSQILSNIAGVQDDVQPTRRSVSLDLSSALEIHSDVPGPGNGAHKHHGSLDTELRQLKYPKGKIVGKRGSESSSICKMMKSCSIGRSLSKGQISMKRSFSSGGKFLSSKKCRSQDSILPL; this is encoded by the coding sequence ATGGCTCGTAGAGGACAATTACGTGATTGTGAGCACAAGCGTGTGGCGCTGACTCTAACACCAAGGCCGCTACCCCCAAAGCCACCACTTCCTTGTTCTCCTCCTACTCCTCAAATTTCGTCTTATAAGCAAGGGAATGTGATGATCACTGGCGTAATTGTCATAGGAAGTATGCTAAGTACTGCTCTTCTAATCGCTATTTTTTGCGCACTTGTTAGATCTTATTTTATCGGGAGGAATCGTTCAAGGAGAAGTATGCCTCTTTTTTTTGGTACTCAGGAAGATTTTCTTGATGAAGATCGAGGACCAGAACCACATTTAGACAACCCCATATGGTACATCAACACTATTGGACTCCAACAGTCGGTTATTGATTCCATCACAGtttttaagtataaaaaagATGAAGGGTTGATTGAAGGGACCGAGTGTTCTGTTTGCTTGAATGAGTTCCAAGAAGATGAAAGTCTTAGGCTTTTGCCCAAGTGTAGTCATGCTTTTCACCTTCCTTGTATTGATACGTGGCTAAGGTCCCATAAAAATTGTCCACTGTGTCGTGCCCCTGTTGTTTGTGAATCCATAGTTGCTCAAGCGACTGCATCGGAGCCTAATTCGAGTGATTCAGGTTCAAGGAACGACACTCTGGTCGAAAATTCAGAGAATTATGGTGGTTTGGGGAGAAATGATGTTGGTGAAGGTGAGACTAGTGAAGTGAGAACTTGTCCAATTGAAGATGGAAACACTTGTGAAAATTCTAAGAAAAGTTTGGTTCATTCTAAAACAAGGATTTCTGATTCTGGTTCTCAAATCTTAAGTAATATAGCTGGGGTTCAGGATGATGTTCAACCGACGAGGAGGTCAGTTTCATTGGATTTATCTTCTGCCTTGGAAATTCATAGCGATGTACCTGGTCCAGGGAATGGAGCACATAAACATCACGGGAGTTTGGATACAGAATTACGACAGCTAAAGTATCCAAAGGGGAAGATTGTTGGTAAGCGAGGAAGTGAAAGTTCAAGCATATGCAAGATGATGAAAAGTTGTTCAATTGGGCGTTCCTTGTCCAAAGGGCAAATTTCAATGAAAAGGTCTTTCTCAAGTGGTGGAAAATTCTTATCATCCAAAAAATGCAGAAGCCAAGACTCGATCCTTCCCTTGTGA
- the LOC18611505 gene encoding F-box protein CPR30, with amino-acid sequence MGTFVCGALHWNAIKEKIWGYPRSIIAFDVETENYGLIELLDNMENKTYDVVVGALQGCLCAIATHFNDTINIWMMKDYGVKESWTMLYSFQGGIYSTPSLYGLRPLTYSRNGDQLLLDRNGLSLLWYDLKEKKVKDVDLPQWKNINAFFVEICGESLIKLGDPTVE; translated from the coding sequence ATGGGTACATTTGTTTGTGGAGCTTTACATTGGAATGcaattaaagagaaaatatgGGGATATCCTAGAAGCATCATTGCCTTTGATGTTGAAACTGAGAATTATGGCCTAATAGAGCTGCTGGACAACATGGAAAATAAAACATATGATGTGGTTGTGGGGGCTTTACAAGGATGTCTTTGTGCAATTGCCACTCATTTCAACGATACAATTAATATATGGATGATGAAGGATTATGGGGTGAAAGAGTCTTGGACGATGCTGTATAGTTTCCAAGGAGGGATATATTCAACTCCTAGCCTATATGGCTTGAGGCCTTTGACTTATTCAAGGAATGGTGACCAACTTCTATTAGACCGGAATGGCCTATCTCTTTTATGGTATGAtctaaaagagaagaaagtcaAGGACGTCGACCTTCCTCAGTGGAAGAATATTAATGCCTTTTTTGTGGAGATTTGTGGGGAAAGTCTCATTAAACTTGGTGATCCTACCGTAGAGTAA